The following coding sequences lie in one Acidobacteriota bacterium genomic window:
- a CDS encoding NAD-dependent epimerase/dehydratase family protein → MRILVTGATGFVGAVLMPELIRRCGAGAVDAFILPGDNVPASWRDAGVRLFPGDIADPASVAAAVRGHDRVVHMAGLISYWRGDEAKLKKVNEDGVRSVVEACLAAGVERLIHVSSVGAVGFHEDGTPAGETAAYNWPADILYMTSKRRGQDIVEQAVRERGLRAVILNPASIMGPGDHNPETPHNRLYGMICGGTQIGSFAGGLAIVDVRDLVAIIVKALEGRGRDGESYLVVGANLPYPEVVRRISRACGRKAYPFRIPGPLVTAAGFVLELAARLTGKRPLITAAYGRLSGWTAYYDNAKSRREFDHAYIDADRTIADGCSYFRDHFRS, encoded by the coding sequence GTGAGGATCCTGGTCACCGGCGCGACGGGCTTCGTCGGCGCGGTCCTCATGCCCGAGCTGATCCGGCGCTGCGGGGCCGGGGCCGTCGACGCCTTCATCCTCCCCGGCGACAACGTCCCGGCGTCCTGGAGGGACGCGGGCGTCCGGCTCTTCCCCGGGGACATCGCCGACCCGGCCTCGGTCGCGGCCGCCGTCCGCGGGCATGACCGGGTCGTCCACATGGCCGGCCTTATCTCCTACTGGCGGGGCGACGAGGCGAAGCTGAAGAAGGTCAACGAGGACGGCGTCCGGTCGGTCGTCGAGGCCTGCCTCGCGGCCGGGGTCGAGCGGCTCATCCATGTCTCCTCCGTCGGCGCGGTTGGTTTCCACGAGGACGGGACGCCGGCCGGCGAGACGGCGGCCTACAACTGGCCGGCGGACATCCTCTATATGACGTCCAAGCGCCGGGGCCAGGACATCGTCGAGCAGGCCGTCCGCGAGCGGGGGCTCCGGGCGGTCATCCTCAATCCGGCTTCGATCATGGGCCCGGGCGACCATAACCCGGAGACGCCCCACAACCGGCTCTACGGGATGATCTGCGGCGGCACGCAGATCGGATCGTTCGCCGGCGGCCTGGCCATCGTCGACGTCCGCGATCTCGTCGCCATCATCGTCAAGGCCCTCGAAGGCCGCGGCCGGGACGGGGAGAGCTATCTCGTGGTCGGGGCCAACCTCCCCTACCCCGAGGTCGTCCGGCGCATCAGCCGGGCCTGCGGCCGCAAGGCCTATCCGTTCCGCATCCCCGGCCCGCTCGTCACGGCGGCCGGCTTCGTCCTGGAGCTGGCGGCCCGCCTGACCGGAAAAAGGCCGCTCATCACCGCCGCCTACGGCCGGCTGAGCGGCTGGACGGCCTACTATGACAACGCCAAGAGCCGGCGCGAGTTCGACCACGCCTACATCGACGCCGACAGGACCATCGCCGACGGCTGCTCCTATTTCCGCGACCACTTCAGATCCTGA
- a CDS encoding TonB-dependent receptor: MSPKNKFVPWSLVLCLLLGAASLAAQERGSVRGVVKAPAGGALEGAKVSITGSFLPQGREFLTSRDGVFLFQAVPPGKYTLLVTHPEMMDYAAEVLVNVDRQTTVNVTMSEVGRVSEEVTVQAISPVVDLKSTEISASWQKDLVEKLPMGRSYSSLFQLAPGVADNRDFAPNAGGNKQDNVYLYDGSNITNPLFGYLGANFSEMDVQEVNIKRGGISAEFGRAAGMVTNAITKSGSNSFAGSLRFIFEPSGFTWGSKDPTLVTKYNQSSPSFGLGGPIIKDRVFFYASGNLPYSKTTGRINNIGAVPDAKSTSSEFFGKITANPFKAHLLSVSFRNNDYTDKNAGIGVNDAPSAAMNGNGVSRIIYGSWVWTISQSTLLEARYDHVNENYASVPITDLGYQPAFDINNLPAMGYFRTASGYIFPPATLSGQYVGGYSEFNTQNFFRDEARLVLSQYLDFRGHSHVIKVGASYDDGGEHLERLGNGWGSITTTTYSGTPAFRARTYTRQDPQDSRGRTYSIFAQDNVTIAERLTLTLGVLLNRDEFSAKTAGEKNTFLKFDFGKEIQPRLGFTFTLFPKVGDKIYANWGRYNNMDNRSLARAAAPIRIYRTDFYFSRADGTLLATVIQAGETGKVILPQASVTPESSNYLKPTYTDEFVAGYSRPIARNWTVEVWGQYRNVKHVIEDFPTVARDTSPGTYVYGNLDGQTMSFAGNPSFTVGKAKRVYEAANIEVKKQYSDDWSLTVMYTWSKLFGNWDLDYAAGTSLFYSSSYIEDAPGLYIGDPGDPNNLREGIMTGSRAHVLKVFGTWQFFKNATLGWFGRLQSGRPWEARIQDYYGNYYNYAEKAGSRTLKTWINLDLQLSYVIPLGHRITGTLEARMMNIFDTQTVLNIDVRSDQPTFTNPTSYAPPRKFALSFYLNF, from the coding sequence ATGAGTCCCAAGAACAAGTTCGTGCCGTGGAGTCTGGTTCTCTGTCTCCTTCTTGGCGCCGCCTCTCTCGCGGCCCAGGAACGGGGGTCCGTCCGGGGCGTCGTCAAGGCTCCAGCGGGCGGCGCGCTGGAGGGCGCCAAGGTGTCGATCACGGGCTCCTTCCTCCCGCAGGGCCGGGAATTCCTGACCAGCAGGGATGGCGTCTTCCTGTTCCAGGCGGTGCCGCCCGGCAAGTACACGCTTCTGGTCACCCATCCGGAGATGATGGATTACGCCGCCGAGGTCCTGGTCAACGTCGACCGCCAGACCACGGTCAACGTCACCATGTCCGAGGTCGGCCGCGTCTCCGAAGAGGTGACGGTCCAGGCCATCTCGCCCGTCGTCGACCTGAAGTCGACGGAGATTTCGGCCAGCTGGCAGAAGGACCTGGTCGAGAAGCTGCCCATGGGCCGGTCCTACTCCTCGCTCTTCCAGCTGGCCCCCGGCGTCGCCGACAACCGCGATTTCGCCCCGAACGCCGGCGGCAACAAGCAGGACAACGTCTACCTCTACGACGGCTCGAACATCACCAACCCGCTCTTTGGCTACCTGGGCGCCAATTTCTCGGAGATGGACGTCCAGGAGGTCAATATCAAGAGAGGCGGCATCAGCGCCGAGTTCGGCCGGGCCGCCGGGATGGTGACCAACGCCATCACCAAGTCGGGGTCCAATTCCTTCGCCGGCTCGCTCCGGTTCATCTTCGAGCCGTCGGGCTTCACCTGGGGCTCCAAGGACCCGACCCTGGTCACGAAGTACAACCAGAGCTCCCCGTCGTTCGGCCTCGGCGGGCCCATCATCAAGGACCGCGTCTTCTTCTACGCGTCCGGGAACCTGCCCTATTCCAAGACGACGGGCCGGATCAACAACATCGGGGCCGTCCCCGACGCCAAGTCGACCTCGTCGGAGTTCTTCGGCAAGATTACGGCCAATCCCTTCAAGGCCCACCTCTTATCCGTGAGCTTCCGCAACAACGACTACACGGACAAGAACGCCGGGATCGGCGTCAACGACGCGCCGAGCGCGGCCATGAACGGCAACGGCGTGTCGCGGATCATCTACGGGTCCTGGGTCTGGACGATCTCGCAATCGACCCTCCTCGAGGCCCGCTACGATCACGTCAACGAGAACTATGCCAGCGTGCCCATCACCGACCTGGGCTATCAGCCGGCCTTCGACATCAACAACCTGCCGGCCATGGGCTACTTCCGCACGGCCTCCGGCTATATCTTCCCGCCGGCGACGCTCAGCGGCCAGTACGTCGGCGGGTATTCCGAGTTCAACACCCAGAACTTCTTCCGCGACGAGGCCCGCCTCGTCCTCAGCCAGTACCTGGATTTCCGCGGCCATTCCCATGTCATCAAGGTCGGCGCCTCCTACGACGACGGCGGCGAGCACCTCGAGCGGCTGGGCAACGGCTGGGGCTCGATCACCACCACCACGTACAGCGGCACCCCGGCCTTCCGCGCCCGGACCTACACCCGGCAGGACCCGCAGGACTCCCGCGGCCGGACCTATTCGATCTTCGCCCAGGACAACGTGACCATCGCCGAGCGGCTGACCCTGACCCTGGGCGTCCTGCTCAACCGGGACGAGTTCAGCGCCAAGACCGCCGGCGAGAAGAACACCTTCCTCAAGTTCGATTTCGGCAAGGAGATCCAGCCCCGGCTGGGCTTCACCTTCACGCTCTTCCCCAAGGTGGGGGACAAGATCTACGCCAACTGGGGCCGTTACAACAACATGGACAACCGCAGCCTGGCCCGCGCGGCGGCCCCTATCCGGATCTACCGGACCGACTTCTACTTCAGCCGGGCCGACGGTACGCTGCTGGCCACGGTCATCCAGGCCGGCGAGACCGGCAAGGTCATCCTGCCCCAGGCGAGCGTCACGCCGGAGAGCTCGAACTATCTCAAGCCGACCTATACGGACGAATTCGTCGCCGGGTACAGCCGGCCGATCGCCCGCAACTGGACCGTCGAGGTCTGGGGCCAGTACCGGAACGTCAAGCACGTCATCGAGGACTTCCCGACCGTCGCCCGCGATACCTCCCCGGGGACCTATGTCTACGGCAACCTCGACGGCCAGACGATGTCCTTTGCCGGCAATCCTTCGTTCACGGTCGGCAAGGCCAAGCGGGTCTACGAGGCCGCGAACATCGAGGTCAAGAAACAGTATTCCGACGACTGGTCCCTCACCGTGATGTACACCTGGAGCAAGCTCTTCGGGAACTGGGACCTCGACTACGCGGCCGGCACGTCCCTGTTCTACTCCTCCTCCTACATCGAGGACGCTCCCGGGCTTTACATCGGCGACCCAGGCGACCCGAACAACCTGCGGGAAGGCATCATGACCGGCAGCCGCGCCCACGTCCTGAAGGTCTTCGGCACCTGGCAGTTCTTCAAGAACGCCACCCTGGGCTGGTTCGGCCGCCTCCAGAGCGGCCGGCCCTGGGAAGCCCGCATCCAGGATTATTACGGCAACTACTACAACTACGCCGAAAAGGCCGGTTCGAGGACGCTCAAGACCTGGATCAACCTGGACCTCCAGCTCTCCTACGTCATCCCCCTCGGCCACAGGATCACCGGCACGCTAGAGGCCCGCATGATGAACATCTTCGATACCCAGACGGTCCTGAACATCGACGTCCGCTCCGACCAGCCGACGTTCACGAATCCGACCTCGTACGCGCCGCCCCGGAAGTTCGCGCTGTCTTTCTACCTCAACTTCTAG
- a CDS encoding phosphatase PAP2 family protein, giving the protein MTARRVRLAGLALGLTDIVALGGFLAFTLLGAVFGGRLERPAAAIAGGLAWIGVYLAALAVLPRLRRPWLRFLVRTAMVQLTFLQVYSAACRVQLLFFPWQDDRVLAWERALFGVQPLVAIQKLYTPVLDEWMFFVYVFYILIYPALGAVIFFKRGEDANEDYLYQLGLVNLVCSIGFVLFPVASPMHWDKIRTQLTEPLTGRLFGAIGEWIRSDVHTPGGSIPSPHCAVATVMWFMSRKYTRRAALWLAPVILSLYVSTVYLRFHYLTDAVVGIAAGLLVIGVAPAIERAWDRPPAGAPGEAP; this is encoded by the coding sequence ATGACCGCGAGACGCGTCCGCCTGGCCGGCCTGGCGCTCGGGCTGACCGATATCGTCGCCCTCGGCGGGTTCCTCGCCTTCACGCTGCTGGGCGCCGTCTTCGGCGGCCGCCTCGAACGGCCGGCCGCGGCCATCGCCGGCGGTCTGGCCTGGATCGGCGTCTACCTGGCCGCGCTGGCCGTTCTGCCGCGGCTCCGCCGGCCGTGGCTCCGCTTCCTCGTCCGGACGGCGATGGTCCAGCTGACCTTCCTCCAGGTTTACAGCGCCGCGTGCCGGGTCCAGCTTCTCTTCTTCCCCTGGCAGGACGACCGCGTTCTCGCCTGGGAGCGGGCCCTGTTCGGCGTCCAGCCGCTGGTGGCCATTCAGAAGCTCTATACCCCGGTCCTCGACGAATGGATGTTCTTCGTCTATGTTTTCTACATCCTGATCTATCCGGCCCTCGGGGCCGTCATCTTCTTCAAGCGGGGCGAGGACGCCAACGAGGATTACCTGTATCAACTGGGCCTGGTCAACCTCGTTTGCAGCATCGGCTTCGTCCTCTTCCCGGTGGCCAGCCCGATGCATTGGGACAAGATCCGGACGCAGCTGACGGAGCCGCTGACGGGGCGCCTCTTCGGCGCGATCGGCGAGTGGATCCGGAGCGATGTGCACACGCCGGGCGGCTCCATCCCCAGCCCCCACTGCGCCGTGGCCACGGTCATGTGGTTCATGTCCCGGAAGTACACCAGGCGCGCCGCCCTGTGGCTCGCGCCCGTCATCCTCTCGCTTTACGTCTCGACGGTCTACCTCCGCTTCCACTACCTGACCGACGCGGTCGTCGGCATCGCCGCCGGGCTCCTGGTCATCGGCGTGGCGCCGGCGATCGAGCGGGCCTGGGACCGGCCGCCGGCCGGGGCCCCGGGAGAAGCGCCGTGA
- a CDS encoding efflux RND transporter periplasmic adaptor subunit, whose amino-acid sequence MKTPSRYIVLAALAALAVLAGCRSGRPADPAAAPAETAAPDAAPASVTLTAEAVTAADLKTVSAVARLVERRIAAAGELEWNPRRVVHLTARTPGRLERVLAVRGDRVRDGQLLAEIYSPDFLTLQAEFLQAAARARRQAGDPAEAAAALAVLNGARERLALLGLAASEIEALAAAGEPRPLLAVRAPLSGTVTESGAVAGDAVELGASLFRLADPSVLWACLHIQEKDLGALKAGAEVVLKTQAYPGEEFRGRLALVGDVVEAGTRTVEGRVEVANPAGRLKAGMYVESSTPAGGERRALVVPEECVQDDEGRSIVFVKTGERTFTRRPVETGERFAGLVEIAKGLADGESVVASGSFLLKSELHKGALGED is encoded by the coding sequence ATGAAGACACCGTCCCGATACATCGTCCTGGCCGCTCTCGCGGCGCTCGCGGTCCTGGCCGGATGCCGGTCCGGACGCCCGGCCGACCCCGCCGCGGCGCCGGCCGAAACCGCGGCTCCCGATGCCGCCCCGGCCTCCGTGACGCTGACGGCCGAGGCCGTGACCGCGGCCGACCTCAAGACCGTGAGCGCCGTCGCGCGCCTCGTCGAGCGGCGGATCGCGGCCGCTGGCGAGCTCGAGTGGAACCCCCGACGCGTGGTCCATCTCACGGCCAGGACGCCGGGCCGGCTCGAGCGCGTGCTGGCCGTCCGCGGCGACCGGGTCCGCGATGGCCAGCTCCTGGCCGAGATCTACAGCCCCGATTTTCTGACCCTTCAGGCGGAGTTCCTGCAGGCCGCCGCCAGGGCCAGGCGCCAGGCCGGAGACCCCGCGGAGGCGGCCGCGGCTCTCGCCGTCCTGAACGGCGCCCGCGAGCGGCTGGCTCTTCTTGGCCTGGCGGCCTCGGAGATCGAGGCCCTCGCGGCCGCGGGCGAGCCGCGGCCGCTGCTGGCCGTCCGCGCCCCGCTCTCCGGGACGGTGACCGAGAGCGGCGCGGTCGCCGGCGACGCCGTCGAGCTCGGCGCGAGCCTGTTCCGGCTGGCCGACCCGTCGGTCCTCTGGGCCTGCCTGCACATCCAGGAGAAGGACCTCGGCGCGCTGAAGGCCGGGGCCGAAGTCGTCCTGAAGACCCAGGCCTATCCGGGCGAGGAGTTCCGCGGCCGGCTGGCCCTCGTCGGCGACGTCGTCGAGGCCGGGACCAGGACGGTCGAAGGCCGGGTCGAGGTCGCCAATCCCGCCGGCCGGCTGAAGGCGGGCATGTACGTCGAATCGTCGACGCCGGCGGGAGGCGAGCGGCGGGCGCTGGTCGTGCCCGAGGAGTGCGTCCAGGACGACGAGGGACGGTCCATCGTCTTCGTCAAGACGGGGGAGAGGACCTTCACCCGGCGCCCCGTCGAGACCGGCGAGCGTTTTGCCGGCCTGGTCGAGATCGCGAAGGGGCTGGCGGACGGCGAATCCGTGGTCGCGTCCGGCAGCTTCCTCCTGAAATCCGAGCTCCACAAGGGCGCCCTGGGGGAGGATTAG
- a CDS encoding NAD-dependent epimerase/dehydratase family protein: protein MKALVTGSSGFIGGRLAAELARRGHDVVGLVRRTSRTGALARLPVKLAVGDLRDPGSLDAAVAGRDVVFHLAGVVQAVDDREFEAGNARGTRHLVEACLRSAPRLARFVLVSSIAAGGPSGPDRPATEADEPRPVSAYGRSKLEAERIVLGAAGRLPATIIRPPNVIGPGSKELEQAIGLLRRRIVPVLGDDRPRTSLIDVDDLVEALILAATDARAAGQTYYVTDGRAYAWPEITAALAEELGLGRLRLRVPYRAQIAAAALAESAARLTRRPPALTREIVRSGREYFWIYDGSKIVRELGFLPRFPMRDAVRRTVEASRAGRPASPAAAPGQGAGGR, encoded by the coding sequence ATGAAAGCTTTGGTCACGGGGTCCAGCGGCTTCATCGGGGGCCGTTTGGCGGCCGAGCTCGCCAGGCGGGGCCACGATGTCGTCGGCCTCGTCCGCCGGACGAGCCGGACCGGCGCTCTGGCCCGCCTGCCTGTCAAGCTCGCGGTCGGCGATCTCCGCGATCCGGGCTCCCTCGACGCGGCGGTCGCGGGGCGGGATGTCGTTTTCCACCTGGCGGGCGTCGTCCAGGCGGTCGACGACCGGGAGTTCGAGGCGGGCAACGCCCGGGGGACCCGCCATCTCGTCGAAGCCTGCCTCCGCTCGGCCCCGCGCCTGGCCCGCTTCGTGCTCGTCTCCAGCATCGCCGCCGGCGGGCCGAGCGGCCCGGACCGTCCGGCGACCGAGGCCGACGAACCCCGGCCCGTCTCGGCCTACGGCCGCAGCAAGCTCGAGGCCGAGCGCATCGTCCTCGGCGCGGCCGGCCGGCTCCCGGCGACGATCATACGGCCGCCGAACGTGATCGGGCCGGGCTCGAAAGAGCTGGAACAGGCCATCGGGCTCTTGCGCAGGAGGATCGTGCCCGTCCTCGGCGACGACCGGCCGCGGACGAGCCTCATCGACGTCGACGACCTCGTCGAGGCGCTCATCCTGGCGGCCACCGACGCCCGCGCCGCCGGACAAACCTACTATGTCACCGACGGCCGGGCCTATGCCTGGCCCGAGATCACGGCGGCGCTGGCCGAGGAGCTCGGCCTGGGGCGGCTCAGGCTCCGCGTCCCCTACCGGGCCCAGATCGCCGCCGCGGCCCTGGCCGAGTCCGCCGCCCGGCTGACGAGACGGCCGCCCGCCCTGACCCGGGAGATCGTCAGGTCCGGCCGGGAGTACTTCTGGATCTACGACGGGTCGAAGATCGTCCGGGAGCTGGGCTTCCTGCCCCGTTTCCCCATGCGCGACGCGGTCCGCCGGACAGTCGAGGCCTCCCGGGCCGGACGTCCGGCCAGCCCGGCGGCGGCTCCCGGACAGGGGGCCGGCGGACGATGA
- a CDS encoding CPBP family glutamic-type intramembrane protease — MAGWFERAVGPGGLTLALIYLELLAAMALLATVLHFRRLKERREELAAVRLYFLAFFVLMLAVPGVIVAATDGRPLERLASFGWTFGRAGLGAGLVAAGLPLAVLAGSIASRDPGLKKMYPFAKAACADAGAFVRYQILYLVLYYLPWESVFRGVLFLPLVPVIGLVPALAVQALVSTLLHIGHPDSEVFAAAAAGLAFGLVAFFTGSFLYTLVLHAATGIATDTFIFLGRKKVRP, encoded by the coding sequence GTGGCTGGCTGGTTTGAGCGCGCCGTCGGGCCGGGCGGCCTGACCCTGGCCCTGATCTATCTCGAGCTGCTTGCGGCCATGGCCCTGCTCGCGACCGTGCTCCATTTCCGCCGCCTGAAGGAGCGCCGGGAGGAGCTCGCGGCCGTGCGCCTCTACTTCCTGGCCTTCTTCGTCCTGATGCTCGCCGTTCCCGGCGTCATCGTCGCCGCGACCGACGGCCGGCCGCTGGAGCGGCTGGCCTCGTTCGGCTGGACCTTCGGCCGGGCCGGCCTGGGAGCGGGACTCGTCGCGGCCGGGCTGCCGCTCGCCGTGCTGGCCGGCTCCATCGCTTCCAGGGACCCGGGCCTCAAGAAGATGTACCCGTTCGCCAAGGCCGCCTGCGCCGACGCCGGGGCTTTCGTCCGCTACCAGATCCTGTATCTTGTCCTTTATTACCTGCCCTGGGAATCCGTTTTCCGCGGTGTCCTGTTCCTGCCCCTTGTCCCGGTCATCGGGCTCGTCCCGGCCCTGGCCGTCCAGGCCCTCGTTTCGACGCTCCTCCACATCGGCCATCCCGATTCGGAGGTCTTCGCGGCGGCCGCAGCCGGCCTGGCCTTCGGGCTGGTCGCGTTCTTCACCGGATCGTTCCTCTACACCCTCGTCCTCCACGCGGCGACGGGGATAGCCACCGACACCTTCATCTTCCTCGGCCGGAAAAAGGTCCGGCCGTGA
- a CDS encoding TolC family protein — protein sequence MPVRRPFVLILIAAAAALALAPPLSAQGEGLTLEKAVETALARNPDVLAAQAWVDAARGRTLQLRARPEPEVTASVEGVPIPGLKKGGDEAEIHLGLEQAFEYPGKRRLRSEIGRRGEDVARAELDRVRLLLGARVKRAYWAAVFAGSAAAALERSSARLDALIEDLQAKYRTGAAAYADLLRARAEKARLKNQILDQAREKRAAELALDELLGRPAEEPLTLATPLSFAPLRAEAAALVERARTSLPSFRIAALRAAQADSAVKLAGLGRRPDLLAGFLLPSIRPNGWGVSLGLTLPFLRPGRAKGQVLEATAEAEAGRWAAAALDRRVRTAVESAYAAAKSAEEQVLVYEKSLLKELEDELAIEIEYFRYGKTEALGLLDLHRTFVLAQVEHLRALFLYNLALADLEAAGESAD from the coding sequence ATGCCGGTCAGAAGACCGTTCGTCCTGATCTTGATCGCCGCCGCGGCGGCCCTGGCCCTCGCGCCGCCGCTTTCCGCCCAAGGGGAAGGTTTGACCCTTGAGAAGGCGGTGGAGACCGCCCTGGCCCGGAACCCCGATGTCCTGGCCGCCCAGGCCTGGGTCGATGCCGCCCGAGGCCGGACGCTCCAACTCCGGGCCCGTCCCGAGCCGGAAGTGACCGCCAGCGTCGAGGGGGTGCCCATCCCCGGGTTGAAGAAGGGAGGCGACGAGGCCGAGATCCACCTCGGCCTCGAACAGGCCTTCGAGTACCCGGGGAAACGCCGCCTGCGGTCCGAGATCGGCCGCCGGGGGGAAGACGTCGCCCGGGCCGAGCTCGACCGGGTCCGGCTCCTGCTTGGGGCCAGGGTCAAGAGGGCCTACTGGGCCGCTGTCTTCGCCGGGAGCGCCGCCGCGGCCCTGGAGCGCTCCTCGGCCCGGCTCGACGCCCTGATCGAGGACCTCCAGGCCAAGTACCGTACCGGCGCGGCTGCCTACGCCGACCTCCTGCGGGCCCGGGCGGAGAAGGCCCGGCTGAAGAACCAGATCCTCGACCAGGCCAGGGAGAAGCGCGCGGCCGAGCTGGCCCTCGACGAGCTTCTCGGCCGCCCGGCGGAAGAGCCGCTGACGCTGGCCACGCCCCTGTCCTTCGCTCCGCTTCGGGCCGAGGCCGCGGCCCTCGTCGAGCGGGCCCGGACGAGCCTTCCGTCCTTCCGCATCGCGGCGCTCCGGGCGGCGCAGGCGGACTCGGCCGTCAAGCTGGCCGGGCTCGGCCGCCGGCCCGACCTCCTGGCCGGCTTCCTCCTGCCGAGCATACGGCCCAATGGCTGGGGCGTCTCGTTGGGGCTGACCCTGCCTTTCCTGCGCCCCGGCCGGGCCAAGGGGCAGGTCCTGGAGGCGACCGCGGAGGCCGAGGCCGGCCGATGGGCCGCCGCGGCCCTCGACCGGCGGGTCCGCACAGCCGTAGAAAGCGCCTACGCCGCCGCCAAGTCGGCCGAAGAGCAGGTCCTGGTCTATGAAAAGAGCCTGCTCAAGGAGCTCGAGGACGAGCTGGCGATCGAGATCGAATACTTCCGCTATGGCAAGACCGAAGCTCTCGGGCTCCTCGACCTGCACCGGACCTTCGTCCTGGCCCAGGTCGAGCATCTGCGCGCCCTGTTCCTCTACAACCTCGCCCTGGCCGACCTCGAGGCGGCCGGCGAATCCGCCGACTGA
- a CDS encoding NAD-dependent epimerase/dehydratase family protein, with protein MNRVFVTGANGFVGSNLCRWFLARDWQVDALVRTSSDLHFLEGLDVRLVRGDLRRADLIDLPSGTTHVVHAAALVSDTAGDDECSRNIFDATLGLVRRLRSAGAPLRRFVYISTALTLGQDGRDISEERPGRSALFVPYVRHKVRAENELRDWQASRGFPAVILRPGDVFGPNDRITCARLLRGCEKGMPLVAGRGQWRFGYCYVDNLCRAVELALTVPGIEGRAYTVTNRVLPNWGDFFHALQAGMGKKQRLYVPVFAARLLSGALRAAAAVFPGLKAGLNPYRIRRVTTETTYDISRTIADLGYAPDDDLEKQFAAIIAWYRKEKACGWLV; from the coding sequence GTGAACAGGGTCTTCGTCACCGGCGCGAACGGCTTCGTCGGCTCCAACCTCTGCCGCTGGTTCCTCGCGCGGGACTGGCAGGTCGACGCCCTGGTCCGGACCTCTTCAGATCTCCACTTCCTCGAGGGCCTCGACGTGCGGCTCGTCCGGGGGGATCTCCGCCGGGCCGACCTGATCGACCTGCCGTCCGGGACGACCCACGTCGTCCACGCCGCGGCCCTCGTCTCCGACACGGCCGGCGACGACGAGTGCAGCCGGAACATCTTCGACGCCACGCTCGGCCTGGTCCGGCGGCTCCGCTCGGCCGGGGCGCCCCTGCGGCGCTTCGTCTACATCTCCACGGCGCTGACGCTCGGCCAGGACGGACGGGACATCTCGGAGGAGCGGCCGGGCCGGTCGGCGCTGTTCGTGCCCTATGTGCGCCATAAGGTCAGGGCGGAGAACGAGCTCCGGGACTGGCAGGCGAGCCGCGGCTTCCCCGCGGTCATCCTGCGCCCCGGCGACGTGTTCGGGCCGAACGACCGGATCACCTGCGCCAGGCTCCTCCGGGGCTGTGAAAAGGGCATGCCGCTCGTCGCCGGGCGCGGCCAATGGCGCTTCGGCTACTGCTACGTCGACAATCTCTGCCGAGCCGTCGAACTGGCCCTGACCGTGCCTGGGATCGAGGGCCGGGCCTACACGGTGACGAACCGCGTGCTCCCCAACTGGGGCGATTTTTTCCACGCCCTGCAGGCCGGCATGGGCAAAAAACAGAGGCTCTATGTCCCGGTCTTCGCGGCCCGGCTGCTCTCCGGCGCCCTTCGCGCCGCCGCGGCGGTTTTCCCGGGCCTCAAGGCCGGGCTCAACCCCTACCGGATCCGCCGCGTCACGACCGAGACGACCTACGACATCTCGCGGACGATCGCCGACCTGGGCTACGCGCCGGACGACGATCTCGAGAAGCAGTTCGCCGCCATCATCGCCTGGTACCGGAAGGAGAAGGCCTGTGGCTGGCTGGTTTGA
- the ispH gene encoding 4-hydroxy-3-methylbut-2-enyl diphosphate reductase — protein MKILLSETLSYCVGVRQTLDLTKRLLADGRGRTYYMLGEIVHNEHVVEALKAQGLRIVQSLDEVPPGGVVILQSHGSTRKRYDELAARGLEFVDATCPMVRIIHDRLREVEAEGRLPVVIGQAGHEEVRGIVGQVARAVVVGSPGDVTPELFAGVLRAGVVAQSTFVEEDARRIVERLRALVPDVVYHDTICRPTKIRQREVAGHTRGADCVIIIGSRHSANTMHLYDIARAINPATRLIDRPESVEGIAIPAGATVFIASGASTPMELVAEVVRRLEARGKNGHGRDGAP, from the coding sequence GTGAAGATCCTTCTGTCGGAGACCCTCAGCTATTGCGTCGGCGTGCGCCAGACCCTCGATCTGACCAAGCGCCTCCTGGCTGACGGGCGGGGCCGGACCTATTACATGCTCGGCGAGATCGTCCACAACGAGCACGTCGTCGAGGCCCTGAAGGCCCAGGGCCTGCGCATCGTCCAGAGCCTCGACGAGGTCCCGCCGGGCGGGGTCGTCATCCTCCAGAGCCACGGCTCGACCCGGAAGCGCTACGACGAGCTGGCCGCCCGCGGCCTCGAGTTCGTCGACGCCACCTGCCCCATGGTCCGCATCATCCACGACCGCCTCCGCGAGGTCGAAGCCGAGGGACGCCTGCCCGTGGTCATCGGCCAGGCCGGGCACGAGGAGGTCCGGGGCATCGTCGGCCAGGTCGCCCGGGCGGTCGTCGTCGGGTCGCCCGGCGATGTGACTCCCGAGCTCTTCGCCGGCGTCCTCCGGGCCGGGGTGGTCGCCCAGTCCACGTTCGTCGAGGAGGACGCCCGGCGGATCGTCGAGCGCCTCCGGGCCCTCGTCCCCGACGTCGTCTACCACGACACGATCTGCCGGCCGACCAAGATCCGGCAGCGCGAGGTCGCCGGGCATACCCGCGGAGCCGACTGCGTCATCATCATCGGCTCGCGCCACAGCGCCAACACCATGCACCTCTACGACATCGCCCGGGCCATCAATCCGGCCACCCGCCTGATCGACCGGCCCGAGAGCGTCGAAGGCATCGCCATCCCGGCCGGCGCCACTGTCTTCATCGCCTCGGGCGCCTCGACGCCCATGGAGCTCGTCGCCGAGGTTGTCCGGCGCCTCGAGGCCCGCGGGAAGAACGGGCATGGGAGGGACGGGGCGCCATGA